A DNA window from Brassica napus cultivar Da-Ae chromosome C1, Da-Ae, whole genome shotgun sequence contains the following coding sequences:
- the LOC111208988 gene encoding glutathione S-transferase T3-like isoform X2 has protein sequence MDPFSLNSLGFVNLLSSQCSQTTQTIDVGSSDVPKPVERRKWTTQEDIVLISAWLNTSKDPIVSNQQKLGSFWKRIEDYFNSSAQLIGFAPREWSQCKQRWGRVNEQVCKFVGSYEAALKEQASGQNENDVMKSAHDIFFNDYQAKFTLEHAWRELRFDQKWRSTSCAKDGAKERQKEAAESVPDSDEARPPGVKACKAAKRKKKGNEAAFDRLESILD, from the coding sequence ATGGATCCCTTTTCTCTTAATTCTCTCGGGTTTGTGAACCTATTATCTTCCCAGTGCAGTCAAACCACTCAAACCATAGATGTAGGGTCCTCTGATGTTCCTAAACCGGTGGAGAGGAGAAAGTGGACAACACAAGAAGACATAGTCCTCATCAGTGCCTGGTTGAACACCAGTAAGGATCCCATAGTTAGTAACCAGCAGAAGTTAGGGTCTTTTTGGAAAAGAATAGAGGATTACTTTAATTCAAGCGCTCAGCTCATTGGCTTTGCTCCCAGAGAGTGGAGTcagtgtaagcagaggtggggaaggGTTAATGAGCAGGTGTGTAAGTTTGTTGGAAGCTATGAGGCGGCTTTGAAGGAGCAAGCTAGTGGCCAAAATGAGAACGATGTCATGAAGTCTGCTCATGACATCTTCTTTAACGACTACCAGGCGAAGTTCACACTTGAACACGCGTGGAGGGAGCTGAGGTTTGATCAAAAGTGGAGATCGACTTCTTGCGCAAAAGATGGTGCAAAGGAGAGACAGAAGGAAGCTGCGGAGTCAGTCCCTGACTCGGATGAGGCTAGGCCTCCTGGTGTGAAGGCTTGCAAAGCAGCCAAACGCAAGAAAAAGGGGAATGAAGCAGCATTTGATCGACTAGAGAGCATTCTAGACTAG